From the genome of Sediminibacter sp. Hel_I_10:
AACTTTGAGGGTATTAATCAAGAGGTGGCTTCTGGCCAGTGGGAATACCAATTGTTTGCTAAAGGTGCAAAAAAAGCAGGTGATGAGATTTGGATTTCGAGATACTTATTGGATCGATTAACAGAGCAGTACGGGTATTACATTGAATACCATCCAAAACCTGTTAAGGGAGATTGGAATGGTTCTGGGATGCACGCTAACTTTTCAAACTCTGTGTTAAGAACTTGTGGAGACAAAGAAACATATATGAAAATTTGTGAAGCGTTTAGACCTGTTGTAAAAGAGCATATTGCTGTTTATGGTGAGTTTAATGATGAGCGATTAACCGGTAAGCACGAAACAGCATCTATCCATGACTTTAGTTATGGGGTTTCAGATCGTGGTGCTTCTATTCGTATCCCAATCATTACGGTTGAGAAAGGATGGAAAGGATGGTTAGAAGATCGTCGTCCAGCTTCAAATGGCGATCCTTATAAAATTGCAGGACGTATCGTTAAGACGGTGAAATCCGCAAATATTAGCTAGATTATCGCTATTATCAAAGATAAAAATGCGTCCTTCATTATTGAGGGACGTTTTTTATGCCCTAACTTTTGTGGTCATCATAGTTCAGTTGATGCCTTAACATAGAAGAGAAGAACCGGTAGTGTTGATGCCTGAAGGATTTGAAGCGCTCCAATTTCCGAAGAAAAAACTATAGCGGGAGCTTATTTTACCTGCTAGAATTATACTTGGGACCTAAAGGCAAGAAAAAGAAAAACGCCGTAAGCTGCAACCAGAAAAAATCCTTTGAAACGACCAATGTCCAATTTCTTCGGAATAAGAATCAATGGTAACAAAACCACCGCAAAACCAAGCATCCACAAAATATCACTGTTTAAAATACTGGCATCTGTAACTTCTATAGTTTTAACCATAGAGGTAAGGCCTAAAACAGAGCCGATGTTAAATATATTAGAGCCGATCAAGTTACCCAGTGATAAGGCTTTTTCTTGTTTTACGGCTGCTATGACCGATGCGGCCAATTCTGGAACGCTAGTGCCAATTGCAATTACCGTAGCGGCAATAACAGCATCACTAACCCCAAGGGTAATGGCAAGGTCTTTAGCGCCATCTACCAACCATTCTGAGCCAAAATATAAAGCTGCAGCCCCTATAAGCAGCCAAATGGTCATTTTAAAATTAGAAACTACCGCTAAGCTTTCATCTACTTCTTCTAAGGCTACTTCTTTTTTTGCGGAACGAATCAAGATGATCAAAAAAGCAATCAAGCCCACAAAAAGAAAGATGCCCTCTAGCGCAGTGAGTTGGTTATCGTTATATAAAAAATAATAAAGTAAAATAGAAAACACGAGCATGGCCGGCCAATTGAGCTTGTAAAAAGACCGGTCTACAGAAATAGAACTCACGAGTGCTGTGATGCCCAATACCAAACCAATGTTGGCTATATTAGAGCCAATAACATTGTTTAAAGCAATTGCAGGAGATCCTGCAAGCGCCGCGTTTAAGCTCACTAATAATTCGGGGGCTGAAGTGGCAAAACTCACCACCGTCATCCCTATGACCATTTTTGAAATGTTAAGTTTGAAGGATAAAGCAACAGAGGCACGCACTAAAAACTCGCCACCAATGACTAATAGAATCAACCCTAAGATAATCCAAAATATACTCATGAAATACTCGTTTTAAAAACCGTGATAGATGGTTAATTTGACAATGCGAAGATAGTATAAATTGAAGTTTGGACATATCATTTAAGTTACTTCCATTTGAAGTGTCTTTTAATTTTTATCTAAAATGCGCTCAAGCAATATTTAAGATCTTAATTTTGTAATTGGTAGTTAAGACGATTTATATGAATGTAAATCTATTTTTGAAACACATTTTAAGCAGCATTGCGCTTTGGGCAATACTTTTATTGCCAAGTCAATTGTTGGCACAACAAGATAGCAAGTCTACACTTCATAATATTGAGGACGTGAATATTACCATTGATGCTGCAACCACTATGCTCAATCTTGAGGATATCAATTTGATGTTGGCAGATTACGGTATTGTTGCCAATTTTAAGGATATCAAAAGAAACGGTGAGCATCTAATTATTGGCTTGAACATTACATTGACAGATAAGAATGGCAAGACCGTGACTTCACAATTTTTAAGTAACATCCCTATTGATCATATCGCTTTTGGAAGACGTCATGCCAAGCTGTATGTTGATGACGACAATGATTTAACTAACAAATCTACTAGTGAAGATGCTTTAGTTGAAAAGGAAGGCGCTTTTTCTGAGTCTGAAGATTATGATGCTAATCGCTACTTTAATAATCCGCATTCTATGTTTCTCTTTGAAGGAGATTCCTT
Proteins encoded in this window:
- a CDS encoding glutamine synthetase beta-grasp domain-containing protein; translation: MSKSKLEYIWLDGYKPTQNMRSKTKIEEDFSGKLEDCPVWSFDGSSTKQAEGGSSDCLLKPVAIYPDPARDDAYLVMTEVLNSDGTPHESNGRATIDDDDNDFWFGFEQEYFIMDKHTQLPLGFPIGGYPGPQGMYYCSVGGRHTHGRGFVEEHADLCLAAGLNFEGINQEVASGQWEYQLFAKGAKKAGDEIWISRYLLDRLTEQYGYYIEYHPKPVKGDWNGSGMHANFSNSVLRTCGDKETYMKICEAFRPVVKEHIAVYGEFNDERLTGKHETASIHDFSYGVSDRGASIRIPIITVEKGWKGWLEDRRPASNGDPYKIAGRIVKTVKSANIS
- a CDS encoding calcium/sodium antiporter codes for the protein MSIFWIILGLILLVIGGEFLVRASVALSFKLNISKMVIGMTVVSFATSAPELLVSLNAALAGSPAIALNNVIGSNIANIGLVLGITALVSSISVDRSFYKLNWPAMLVFSILLYYFLYNDNQLTALEGIFLFVGLIAFLIILIRSAKKEVALEEVDESLAVVSNFKMTIWLLIGAAALYFGSEWLVDGAKDLAITLGVSDAVIAATVIAIGTSVPELAASVIAAVKQEKALSLGNLIGSNIFNIGSVLGLTSMVKTIEVTDASILNSDILWMLGFAVVLLPLILIPKKLDIGRFKGFFLVAAYGVFLFLAFRSQV